A single Anopheles funestus chromosome 2RL, idAnoFuneDA-416_04, whole genome shotgun sequence DNA region contains:
- the LOC125761542 gene encoding mediator of RNA polymerase II transcription subunit 29 — MMNQMGMMMQQQGVGVPGGPGGVGGVGMPGPGGVGVSPGMMQSPQMQQAQQQQVQQQQVQQQQQQQQVQQQQVQQQAQQQQQQHNQSAQQQAQQTEKVDNISKVKVLVGPLRDALSTTIKTAAQLIQQNTLADAGSKTVDLNNAPRFDKHLEEFYSICDQIELNLKTAKLCMQQCTSSQQYLPIPVATSQPPLTETNALTYNQYLEVVKLQIGYAKDIHDTLICAAQNISPSE; from the exons ATGATGAACCAAATGGGAATGATGATGCAGCAGCAGGGTGTCGGTGTTCCCGGTGGTCcgggtggtgttggtggcgtTGGTATGCCCGGACCAGGCGGAGTCGGAGTATCACCCGGGATGATGCAGTCTCCTCAAATGCAGCaagcacagcaacagcaggttcaacagcaacaagtccagcaacagcagcagcaacaacaagtgcaacaacagcaagttCAGCAGCaagcgcaacagcagcagcaacagcacaacCAATCCGCCCAACAGCAAGCACAACAAACTGAGAAGGTGGACAACATTTCTAAGGTCAAGGTGTTGGTTGGTCCGCTACGAGATGCCCTATCAACTACGATCAAAACTGCTGCCCAGTTGATACAACAAAACACGCTCGCCGACGCAGGATC GAAAACGGTGGATCTCAACAATGCACCCCGCTTCGATAAGCACCTGGAGGAGTTTTATTCGATTTGCGACCAAATAGAGCTGAACTTG AAAACGGCAAAGCTTTGTATGCAGCAGTGCACCTCGTCGCAACAGTATCTTCCGATTCCGGTTGCCACGAGTCAGCCGCCACTAACGGAAACGAACGCTCTTACATACAACCAGTACCTGGAGGTGGTAAAGCTACAGATTGGGTACGCTAAGGACATCCACGATACGCTAATTTGCGCCGCTCAAAACATTTCTCCCAGCGAATGA
- the LOC125761527 gene encoding facilitated trehalose transporter Tret1-like: MGKTAYTINGSTNGAISGRDDKKAQHEDDKPRKEVSTFRRILPQILASTAKNFLLLDLGMAVAFPTIVIPALRGIKNRAPDEFLEFTPQQASWFGSIAYICQPVGSVLSGIILEPLGRKRSMILVNIPHIIGWLMLHFAGSLEEMYTAAILLGLGVGFMEAPIVTYVGEICQPSIRGILTSCAGVAVMLGFFMVYLLGTVTTWRTTAAICASIPIATMIAICFVPETPMWLLSKNRADDALKSLQWLRGWVSPKAVEQEFEEMKRYSLHSAKCAICEKSGATTCQHPPLTEWTKLKELTRKRNLRPFVLVMLFFVFGQLSGLTGMRPYLVQIFQAYGVPLDANWATVSTGLLGLIANIVCMVSIKFVGKRRLAITSMAVTAVSCISLSIYAFNTFPPGWTSFDNHPGTSHVTSLGYIPMVLFFMLAFFTSVGVLPVPWILLSEVFPFRNRSLACGITAALHYVMSFVTTKTYFNLESAFSLPGVILFYGVMGMIGLGFVYFFLPETEKRTLEDIELYFSDNKRKLTDIYIPRRNRDEEMVAVVSKLAEKAMEKQGIDNAVFTEGDK; this comes from the exons ATGGG TAAAACGGCGTACACTATTAATGGGTCGACCAATGGGGCCATCAGTGGACGGGATGACAAAAAGGCACAGCACGAGGACGATAAGCCGCGAAAGGAAGTGAGTACGTTTCGTCGCATCCTGCCACAGATACTGGCCAGTACGGCAAAAAATTTCCTGCTGCTCGATCTCGGCATGGCGGTTGCGTTCCCGACGATCGTCATTCCGGCGCtgagaggaataaaaaatcgtgCACCGGATGAGTTTCTTGAGTTCACACCCCAGCAGGCGTCCTGGTTTG GAAGCATTGCTTACATTTGTCAACCGGTAGGAAGCGTCCTTTCCGGCATCATTCTCGAACCACTCGGACGAAAACGATCAATGATTCTAGTCAACATTCCGCATATTATCGGATGGTTAATGTTGCATTTTGCTGGATCGCTCGAAGAAATGTACACGGCGGCCATCTTGCTTGGCTTGGGCGTCGGCTTTATGGAGGCTCCAATCGTAACCTATGTTGGGGAAATTTG TCAACCTTCGATCCGCGGAATCCTTACGTCGTGCGCTGGAGTTGCTGTGATGTTGGGATTCTTCATGGTCTATCTGTTGGGAACGGTTACCACGTGGCGTACGACGGCGGCCATTTGTGCTTCCATTCCCATCGCTACGATGATCGCGATCTGTTTCGTACCGGAAACTCCGATGTGGTTGCTGTCGAAGAATCGTGCCGACGATGCGCTCAAGTCGCTTCAATGGCTACGCGGCTGGGTATCGCCGAAGGCCGTCGAGCAGGAGTTCGAGGAGATGAAACGATACAGCCTACATTCGGCGAAATGTGCCATCTGCGAGAAGAGTGGTGCTACCACCTGCCAACATCCGCCGCTGACGGAGTGGACAAAGTTGAAGGAACTTACGCGAAAGCGAAACTTGCGCCCATTCGTGCttgtgatgttgtttttcgtgTTCGGTCAGCTTAGCGGATTGACTGGCATGAGACCGTATCTGGTGCAGATCTTTCAGGCGTATGGAGTACCACTTGATGCCAACTGGGCTACGGTCTCCACCGGTCTGCTAGGTCTAATTGCCAACATTGTGTGCATGGTCAGCATTAAATTCGTGGGAAAACGAAGGCTTGCCATCACATCGATGGCAGTTACGGCTGTATCGTGCATTTCGCTGTCCATTTATGCATTTAACACATTCCCACCCGGCTGGACATCGTTTGACAACCATCCCGGTACGAGTCACGTCACATCGCTGGGCTACATTCCGATGGTTTTGTTCTTCATGTTAGCATTTTTCACCAGCGTTGGCGTGCTTCCCGTGCCCTGGATTTTACTCAGTGAAGTCTTTCCATTCAG AAACCGGAGTTTGGCGTGCGGTATTACTGCCGCCCTGCACTATGTCATGTCGTTCGTGACGACAAAGACGTACTTCAACCTCGAGAGCGCATTTTCACTGCCCGGTGTGATCCTGTTCTACGGTGTGATGGGCATGATTGGGCTCGGATTTGTGTATTTCTTCCTTCCTGAAACCGAAAAACGAACCCTGGAAGATATCGAGCTATACTTTTCGGACAACAAGCGCAAGCTGACCGACATCTACATTCCGCGGCGAAACCGTGACGAAGAGATGGTAGCCGTCGTGTCGAAGCTCGCCGAGAAGGCGATGGAAAAGCAGGGCATAGATAACGCCGTCTTTACGGAGGGCGATAAATAA